A DNA window from Vagococcus penaei contains the following coding sequences:
- the glyQ gene encoding glycine--tRNA ligase subunit alpha, with product MSQKLTVQEMILALQKYWSEQGCMLMQAYDTEKGAGTMSPYTFLRAIGPEPWNAAYVEPSRRPADGRYGDNPNRLYQHHQFQVVMKPSPLNIQELYLDSLKVLGIDPLQHDIRFVEDNWENPSMGCAGLGWEVWLDGMEITQFTYFQQVGGLECRPVTSELTYGLERLASYIQEVESVYDLEWTHGVKYGEIFVQPEYEHSVYSFDESNQEMLLNLFNMYEAEATRCIDKGLVHPAYDFVLKCSHAFNLLDARGAVSVTERAGYLSRIRKMARELAKTFVAEREKLGFPLLQQKTEEEA from the coding sequence ATGAGTCAGAAATTGACTGTGCAAGAAATGATTTTAGCGCTACAAAAGTATTGGTCTGAACAAGGTTGTATGTTGATGCAAGCTTATGATACCGAAAAAGGTGCAGGAACAATGAGTCCTTATACCTTTTTACGTGCTATTGGACCAGAACCTTGGAATGCGGCTTACGTGGAGCCGTCAAGACGTCCAGCTGATGGACGCTATGGTGATAATCCCAACCGATTGTACCAACATCATCAATTTCAGGTGGTAATGAAACCATCACCTTTAAATATCCAAGAGTTGTACTTAGATAGTTTAAAAGTTTTAGGAATTGATCCATTACAACATGATATTCGTTTTGTCGAAGATAATTGGGAAAATCCTTCTATGGGCTGTGCTGGTTTAGGATGGGAAGTTTGGTTAGATGGAATGGAAATTACTCAGTTTACTTATTTCCAACAAGTTGGTGGTCTAGAATGTCGCCCAGTTACGTCAGAGTTGACTTATGGGTTAGAGCGTTTAGCATCTTATATCCAAGAAGTGGAAAGTGTATATGACTTAGAGTGGACCCATGGTGTAAAATATGGTGAAATTTTTGTCCAACCAGAATATGAACATTCAGTATATTCATTTGATGAAAGTAATCAGGAGATGTTGTTAAACTTATTTAATATGTATGAAGCAGAAGCAACACGTTGTATTGACAAAGGATTAGTTCATCCAGCTTATGACTTTGTTTTAAAATGTAGCCATGCTTTTAATTTGTTGGACGCTCGTGGTGCGGTTTCAGTAACAGAACGTGCTGGATATTTATCACGTATTCGTAAAATGGCGCGAGAGCTAGCGAAGACCTTTGTGGCAGAACGTGAAAAATTAGGATTCCCATTATTACAACAAAAAACTGAGGAGGAAGCGTAA